In one Brassica oleracea var. oleracea cultivar TO1000 chromosome C9, BOL, whole genome shotgun sequence genomic region, the following are encoded:
- the LOC106318185 gene encoding protoporphyrinogen oxidase 2, chloroplastic/mitochondrial isoform X3, whose translation MFQPLSQKKRYIVRNGLPVMIPTNPIALVTSSVLSTQSKFQILLEPFLWKKNDSSSKVTDSFVVESVSGFFQRHFGEEVVDYLIDPFVGGTSAADPESLSMKHSFPDLWNIEKSFGSIIIGAIRTKFAAKGSKNGETKRSTGTKKGSRGSFSFKGGMQILPEMLCKDLSRDELNLDSKVLSLSYNAGPRQENWSLSCVSHNEAQGQNLHYDAVIMTAPLCNVKEMKVMKGGEPFKLNFLPEIKYMPLSVIITTFTKEKVKRPLEGFGVLIPTKEQKHGFKTLGTLFSSMMFPDRCPSDLHLYTTFIGGSRNQELAKASTDELKQVATSDLQRLLGVEGEPVFVNHVYWNKAFPLYDRSYDSVMEAIDKMEKDLPGFFYAGNHRGGLSVGKSIASGCKAADLVISYLESCSNDKKSEDSL comes from the exons ATGTTTCAGCCACTTTCACAGAAGAAACGGTACATTGTGCGGAATGGGTTACCTGTGATG ATACCCACTAATCCCATAGCGCTGGTCACAAGTAGTGTGCTCTCTACTCAATCGAAG TTTCAAATCTTGTTGGAACCTTTTTTGTGGAAGAAAAATGATTCGTCCTCAAAAGTAACAGACTCCTTCGTAGTCGAGAG TGTAAGCGGGTTCTTTCAACGCCATTTTGGAGAAGAG GTTGTGGACTATCTCATTGACCCTTTTGTTGGTGGAACAAGTGCTGCGGACCCTGAATCCCTTTCA ATGAAGCATTCTTTTCCAGATCTTTGGAATATAGAGAAAAG TTTTGGCTCTATAATAATCGGTGCAATCAGAACAAAGTTTGCTGCTAAAGGTAGTAAAAATGGAGAAACAAAGAGATCCACTGGCACAAAGAAGGGCTCGCGCGGGTCATTTTCTTTTAAGGGGGGAATGCAG ATTCTTCCTGAGATGTTGTGTAAAGATCTCTCAAGGGATGAGCTCAATTTAGACTCCAAGGTTCTCTCTTTATCTTACAACGCTGGTCCAAGACAAGAAAACTGGTCACTATCTTGTGTTTCTCATAATGAGGCGCAGGGACAAAACTTGCATTATGATGCTGTAATTATGACG GCTCCTCTGTGCAATGTGAAGGAGATGAAGGTTATGAAAGGAGGAGAACCCTTCAAGCTAAACTTTCTCCCTGAG ATTAAGTATATGCCCCTCTCGGTTATAATCACCACATTCACAAAGGAGAAAGTAAAGAGACCCCTCGAAGGTTTTGGGGTACTTATTCCAACTAAGGAGCAAAAGCATGGTTTCAAAACTCTAG GTACACTCTTTTCCTCAATGATGTTTCCAGATCGTTGCCCTAGTGACCTTCATCTATATACAACTTTTATTGGTGGGAGTAGGAACCAGGAACTAGCCAAAGCTTCCAC GGATGAATTAAAACAAGTTGCGACTTCTGACCTTCAGCGACTGTTGGGGGTTGAAGGTGAACCCGTGTTCGTCAA CCATGTTTATTGGAACAAAGCATTCCCGTTGTATGATAGAAGCTATGACTCAGTCATGGAAGCAATAGACAAGATGGAAAAAGATCTGCCCGGGTTCTTCTACGCAG GTAATCATCGAGGCGGGCTCTCTGTTGGGAAATCAATAGCATCAGGTTGCAAAGCAGCTGATCTCGTGATCTCATACTTGGAGTCTTGCTCGAATGATAAGAAATCAGAGGACAGCTTATAA
- the LOC106318184 gene encoding probable inactive leucine-rich repeat receptor-like protein kinase At3g03770: MVQSKVSPLLFLSWLLFLQSTHQLQNSQTQVLYQLRKHLEFPKALESWGSYYGDLCLISATPHMSISCEGNSITELKVMGDKLLKPFGTFDGFSLPNRTLSEAFLIDSFATTLTRLTSLRVLSLVSLGIFGELPGKIHRLYSLESLDLSSNYLFGSVPPDVSRLVKLQSLMLDGNYFNGSVPDTLASLTNLTVLSLKNNRFNGPFPSSVCRIGRLTNLALSHNEISGELPDLIKLEHLHMLDLRENHFDSELPMLPKRLVTVLLSKNSFSGEIPRHFGGLSQLQHLDLSFNHLTGTPPRFLFSLPSISYLDLASNKLGGKLPLNLSCGGKLGFVDLSNNRLIGTPPRCLAGSSGERVVKLGGNCLSINSSHDQHQEFLCEEAEGKQLQGRKIGTLIAVISGAVLVLALVALGLVLLCVKRSCCCCSRGKSVPKTRFKVLTDNSHTSLSSEVLANARLISQTAKLVAQGVPSCRSFSFEELKEATEGFHASRFLGEGSLGKLYRGTLENGSYITVRCLVLSRKFSSQSIRGHLDWMSKLNHPHLLSFLGHCTQTSGEHDPAATILYLVYEYIPNGTYRAHLSESCSEKILTWPDRLAILIEIAKAVHFLNTGVMPGSFNNHLKTNNILLDEHKIAKLSDYGVSAIIEENEKLETKSEPHNKSKKIAKREDDVYNFGFILLESLIGPLPTTKGEAFLLNEMTSFESQDGRQKIVSPTVLTTSSQESLAIAISIANKCVLLEPSARPSFEDVLWNLQYAAQMQSAADAERKSDTSP; this comes from the exons ATGGTTCAGTCAAAGGTCTCACCTTTACTCTTTCTTTCATGGCTCTTGTTCTTACAAAGCACCCATCAACTTCAAAACTCTCAGACCCAGGTCCTCTATCAGCTCAGGAAACATCTAGAATTCCCCAAAGCTCTCGAATCTTGGGGAAGTTACTACGGAGACTTATGTCTAATCTCTGCAACTCCTCATATGAGCATTTCCTGTGAAGGCAATTCCATCACGGAGCTTAAAGTCATGGGAGACAAGCTTCTAAAACCTTTTGGCACGTTTGATGGGTTTTCACTACCAAACCGTACTCTCTCTGAAGCTTTCTTGATCGATTCTTTTGCTACTACATTGACAAGGCTTACAAGCTTGAGGGTTCTTAGCTTAGTGTCACTAGGCATCTTTGGTGAGCTCCCAGGGAAGATCCATCGGTTGTATTCACTAGAGTCCTTGGATTTGAGTTCGAATTATCTCTTTGGTTCTGTCCCTCCTGATGTTTCCAGATTGGTTAAGCTTCAAAGCCTGATGCTTGATGGAAACTACTTCAACGGCAGTGTTCCTGACACGTTGGCTTCCCTGACTAACCTCACTGTTCTTAGTTTGAAGAACAACCGGTTCAACGGGCCGTTTCCTTCTTCAGTCTGCAGAATTGGAAGACTAACGAATCTTGCTCTCTCTCACAATGAGATCTCTGGTGAATTGCCTGATCTCATCAAGTTAGAGCATCTCCATATGCTGGATCTAAGAGAGAACCACTTTGATTCTGAACTACCTATGTTGCCGAAGAGATTGGTTACTGTTCTTCTGAGCAAGAACTCATTCTCCGGCGAGATTCCAAGGCATTTTGGCGGTTTGTCTCAGCTTCAGCATCTTGACTTGTCGTTCAATCATCTTACCGGAACTCCACCTCGGTTCTTGTTCTCCTTGCCAAGCATTAGTTACTTGGACTTGGCGTCTAACAAGCTCGGTGGGAAGCTACCACTCAATCTCTCCTGTGGAGGCAAGCTCGGTTTTGTGGATTTGTCTAATAACAGATTGATTGGGACTCCTCCTCGTTGCCTGGCAGGCTCTTCCGGCGAGAGAGTTGTTAAGCTCGGTGGAAACTGCTTGTCTATAAACAGCAGTCATGATCAGCATCAAGAGTTCTTATGTGAAGAAGCTGAAGGAAAACAGTTGCAAGGAAGAAAAATTGGGACTTTAATTGCTGTCATTAGTGGAGCTGTTCTAGTTCTTGCGTTGGTTGCACTCGGACTAGTCCTGTTATGTGTAAAGCGTTCATGTTGTTGTTGTTCAAGAGGAAAGTCAGTACCGAAAACTCGGTTTAAGGTTCTGACTGATAATTCACACACCAGTCTCTCCTCTGAAGTTCTTGCTAATGCAA GGCTAATCTCTCAAACGGCGAAGCTAGTTGCACAAGGTGTGCCTTCATGCCGCTCATTTTCTTTTGAAGAGTTAAAGGAAGCCACAGAGGGTTTTCATGCATCACGTTTCTTAGGTGAAGGCTCCCTTGGAAAG CTATACAGAGGAACATTGGAAAATGGAAGTTATATAACTGTGAGATGTTTGGTTTTATCAAGAAAATTCTCTAGCCAAAGTATCAGAGGTCACTTAGATTGGATGTCTAAGCTCAACCATCCTCATCTCCTTAGCTTCTTGGGACATTGCACTCAAACCAGCGGAGAACATGATCCTGCAGCGACCATACTCTACCTTGTTTACGAGTATATTCCCAACGGGACATATCGTGCGCATCTCTCAG AGTCTTGCTCGGAGAAGATCCTAACGTGGCCAGACCGGTTAGCAATTCTGATTGAGATAGCAAAGGCGGTTCATTTTCTTAACACCGGTGTAATGCCTGGCTCCTTCAACAATCATCTGAAGACTAACAACATTTTGCTTGACGAACATAAGATTGCAAAGCTCAGTGACTATGGAGTCTCTGCCATCATTGAAGAGAATGAAAAGCTTGAG ACAAAGTCAGAACCTCACAACAAGTCAAA GAAAATAGCTAAAAGAGAGGATGATGTGTACAACTTTGGATTCATACTTCTGGAATCTCTCATAGGACCATTGCCCACTACAAAAGGAGAGGCCTTTCTTCTAAACGAAATG ACGTCATTTGAGAGCCAAGACGGTCGTCAGAAAATAGTGAGTCCAACGGTGCTAACAACGAGCTCTCAGGAGTCTTTAGCGATTGCGATCTCAATCGCTAATAAATGCGTTTTGCTTGAACCTTCCGCAAGGCCTTCCTTTGAAGATGTTCTCTGGAACTTACAATATGCGGCTCAGATGCAGTCTGCCGCAGACGCTGAACGCAAGTCTGACACGTCGCCATGA
- the LOC106315797 gene encoding triacylglycerol lipase 2: MALSGSFVLALLFFALSINPLEARGAFDRLARRPPQRTAAEGICASSVRIFGYKCEEHDVVTQDGYILNMQRIPEGRAGAGDMSKRQPVLIQHGILVDGMSWLFNPADQNLPLILADQGFDVWMGNTRGTRFSRRHKYLSPNQPAFWNWTWDELVSYDLPAMFDHIHGLTGQKIHYLGHSLGTLIGFASFSEKGLVDKLRSAAMLSPIAYLSHMTTVLGDIAAKSFLAEATAIIGVAEFNPKSGLVGNFIKIICRQAGIDCYDLISVITGKNCCLNASTIDLFLANEPQSTSTKNMIHLSQTVRDKVLRKYNYGSSNYNMKHYGQALPPAYNISAIPHDLPLFFSYGGLDCLADVSDVRFLIDQFKFHDVDKIDVQFVKEYAHADFIMGVTAKDVVYNQVATFFKRQV, from the exons ATGGCTCTATCCGGGTCATTCGTTTTAGCCTTACTCTTCTTCGCTCTTTCCATTAATCCCCTTGAGGCTCGTGGAGCCTTCGACCGGCTAGCCCGGAGGCCGCCGCAGAGGACTGCTGCTGAAGGCATATGCGCTTCCTCTGTCCGCATATTTGGTTACAAGTGCGAAGAACATGAT GTGGTGACTCAAGATGGATACATATTGAATATGCAAAGGATACCGGAAGGACGAGCCGGCGCCGGAGATATGTCCAAGAGACAGCCTGTCCTAATACAGCATGGGATTCTTGTC GATGGGATGTCGTGGCTGTTCAATCCGGCGGATCAAAATCTACCGTTAATTTTGGCTGATCAAGGATTCGATGTGTGGATGGGGAACACAAGAGGGACTAGATTCAGCAGGAGACACAAGTACCTTAGCCCTAATCAACCG GCTTTCTGGAACTGGACGTGGGACGAGCTTGTGAGTTACGATCTGCCTGCTATGTTTGACCATATCCACGGCCTAACAGGCCAAAAGATTCACTACCTCGGACACTCTTTG GGGACTTTGATAGGATTTGCGTCGTTCTCGGAAAAGGGGTTGGTGGACAAATTAAGATCGGCGGCAATGCTGAGTCCTATTGCTTATCTCAGCCACATGACCACAGTCCTCGGCGACATCGCCGCTAAAAGCTTCCTCGCTGAG GCCACCGCCATTATAGGAGTGGCAGAGTTTAACCCCAAAAG TGGACTAGTAGGGAATTTCATAAAGATTATATGCCGTCAAGCAGGGATCGATTGCTATGATCTAATCTCTGTTATTACCG GCAAGAATTGTTGCCTTAACGCATCGACCATTGATCTATTCCTGGCGAATGAACCACAATCTACTTCCACCAAGAACATGATCCACCTTTCTCAAA CGGTAAGAGACAAGGTGTTAAGAAAATACAACTATGGAAGTAGCAATTACAACATGAAACATTACGGTCAAGCGTTACCGCCTGCTTACAACATATCGGCGATCCCACATGACCTTCCTCTTTTCTTCAGCTACGGTGGTTTAGACTGTCTTGCCGATGTGAGCGACGTCAGGTTTTTGATCGACCAGTTTAAGTTTCACGACGTCGATAAGATCGATGTGCAGTTTGTGAAAGAGTATGCTCACGCTGATTTCATCATGGGTGTTACTGCCAAAGACGTTGTTTATAACCAAGTTGCTACCTTTTTCAAACGACAAGTTTGA
- the LOC106318185 gene encoding protoporphyrinogen oxidase 2, chloroplastic/mitochondrial isoform X2, with the protein MASNAAADHDKLSGKRVAVVGAGVSGLAAAYKLKSKGVNVTLFEADGRVGGKLRSVMHNGLIWDEGANTMTEAEPEVGSLLDDLGLREKQQFPLSQKKRYIVRNGLPVMIPTNPIALVTSSVLSTQSKFQILLEPFLWKKNDSSSKVTDSFVVESVSGFFQRHFGEEVVDYLIDPFVGGTSAADPESLSMKHSFPDLWNIEKSFGSIIIGAIRTKFAAKGSKNGETKRSTGTKKGSRGSFSFKGGMQILPEMLCKDLSRDELNLDSKVLSLSYNAGPRQENWSLSCVSHNEAQGQNLHYDAVIMTAPLCNVKEMKVMKGGEPFKLNFLPEIKYMPLSVIITTFTKEKVKRPLEGFGVLIPTKEQKHGFKTLGTLFSSMMFPDRCPSDLHLYTTFIGGSRNQELAKASTDELKQVATSDLQRLLGVEGEPVFVNHVYWNKAFPLYDRSYDSVMEAIDKMEKDLPGFFYAGNHRGGLSVGKSIASGCKAADLVISYLESCSNDKKSEDSL; encoded by the exons ATGGCGTCTAACGCAGCAGCAGATCATGATAAAC TTTCAGGAAAAAGAGTTGCAGTCGTAGGCGCAGGTGTAAG TGGACTTGCGGCGGCTTACAAGTTGAAATCGAAGGGTGTGAATGTGACTCTGTTTGAAGCTGATGGAAGAGTAGGTGGGAAGCTGAGAAGTGTTATGCATAATGGCTTGATTTGGGACGAAGGAGCTAACACAATG ACTGAGGCTGAGCCAGAAGTTGGGAGTTTGCTAGATGATCTTGGGCTTCGCGAGAAACAGCAGTTT CCACTTTCACAGAAGAAACGGTACATTGTGCGGAATGGGTTACCTGTGATG ATACCCACTAATCCCATAGCGCTGGTCACAAGTAGTGTGCTCTCTACTCAATCGAAG TTTCAAATCTTGTTGGAACCTTTTTTGTGGAAGAAAAATGATTCGTCCTCAAAAGTAACAGACTCCTTCGTAGTCGAGAG TGTAAGCGGGTTCTTTCAACGCCATTTTGGAGAAGAG GTTGTGGACTATCTCATTGACCCTTTTGTTGGTGGAACAAGTGCTGCGGACCCTGAATCCCTTTCA ATGAAGCATTCTTTTCCAGATCTTTGGAATATAGAGAAAAG TTTTGGCTCTATAATAATCGGTGCAATCAGAACAAAGTTTGCTGCTAAAGGTAGTAAAAATGGAGAAACAAAGAGATCCACTGGCACAAAGAAGGGCTCGCGCGGGTCATTTTCTTTTAAGGGGGGAATGCAG ATTCTTCCTGAGATGTTGTGTAAAGATCTCTCAAGGGATGAGCTCAATTTAGACTCCAAGGTTCTCTCTTTATCTTACAACGCTGGTCCAAGACAAGAAAACTGGTCACTATCTTGTGTTTCTCATAATGAGGCGCAGGGACAAAACTTGCATTATGATGCTGTAATTATGACG GCTCCTCTGTGCAATGTGAAGGAGATGAAGGTTATGAAAGGAGGAGAACCCTTCAAGCTAAACTTTCTCCCTGAG ATTAAGTATATGCCCCTCTCGGTTATAATCACCACATTCACAAAGGAGAAAGTAAAGAGACCCCTCGAAGGTTTTGGGGTACTTATTCCAACTAAGGAGCAAAAGCATGGTTTCAAAACTCTAG GTACACTCTTTTCCTCAATGATGTTTCCAGATCGTTGCCCTAGTGACCTTCATCTATATACAACTTTTATTGGTGGGAGTAGGAACCAGGAACTAGCCAAAGCTTCCAC GGATGAATTAAAACAAGTTGCGACTTCTGACCTTCAGCGACTGTTGGGGGTTGAAGGTGAACCCGTGTTCGTCAA CCATGTTTATTGGAACAAAGCATTCCCGTTGTATGATAGAAGCTATGACTCAGTCATGGAAGCAATAGACAAGATGGAAAAAGATCTGCCCGGGTTCTTCTACGCAG GTAATCATCGAGGCGGGCTCTCTGTTGGGAAATCAATAGCATCAGGTTGCAAAGCAGCTGATCTCGTGATCTCATACTTGGAGTCTTGCTCGAATGATAAGAAATCAGAGGACAGCTTATAA
- the LOC106319196 gene encoding SWI/SNF complex component SNF12 homolog: MSANNNNPQKPQQGSAPSPFGVNPGMASASVPGNQGFTQSHMAPNFPAQFQFSQAQAMAHAQAQAQSKAQAQFQAQMQAGMTMNQGQGSQGIGGVLGSSSPSMTPGSLNMKRFQQRPPMRPPSGFPASNNTVSPMRTMELTPAARKKKMKLPEKSLQERVAAILPESALYTQLLEFESRVDAALSRKKVDIQEALKNPPCTQKTLRIYVFNSFANQNNTIPGNPNADPPTWTLKIVGRILEDGVDPDQPGFVQQANPSHPKFSSFFKKVIVNLDQRLYPENSAITWESARSPAPQEGFEIKRKGNQEFAATIRLEMNYVPEKFKLSTALMDVLGIEVETRPRIISAIWHYVKARKLQNPNDPSFFNCDAALHKVFGEEKVKFTMVSQKISHHLSPPPPIHLEHKIKLSGNNPAISACYDVLVDVPFPIQRDLNNLLANAEKNKEIEACDEAICAAIRKIHEHRRRRAFFLGFSQSPVEFINALIESQSKDLKVVAGEASRNAEKERRADFFNQPWVEDAVIRYLNRKPAAGNEGPGTW, translated from the exons ATGTCTGCTAACAACAACAATCCACAGAAGCCTCAACAAGGCTCTGCGCCTTCACCATTCGGCGTAAACCCTGGGATGGCCTCTGCATCTGTCCCCGGAAACCAAGGCTTTACTCAGTCTCACATGGCACCTAACTTTCCAGCTCAGTTTCAATTCTCACAAGCCCAGGCCATGGCCCATGCTCAAGCCCAAGCCCAGTCTAAAGCCCAAGCACAGTTCCAAGCTCAGATGCAAGCAGGGATGACGATGAACCAAGGGCAAGGCTCCCAGGGGATTGGTGGTGTGTTGGGTTCATCTTCTCCTTCCATGACTCCTGGTAGCTTGAACATGAAGAGGTTCCAGCAGAGGCCGCCGATGCGGCCTCCTTCTGGTTTCCCCGCGAGTAACAACACTGTCTCCCCCATGAGAACGATGGAGTTAACTCCCGCGGCGAGGAAGAAGAAAATGAAGCTTCCTGAGAAGTCGTTGCAGGAGAGGGTGGCAGCAATCTTGCCTGAGTCTGCGTTGTACACGCAGCTTCTTGAGTTTGAGTCAAGGGTTGATGCTGCTTTGAGTAGAAAGAAAGTTGACATCCAGGAGGCTCTTAAGAACCCTCCTTGCACTCAGAAGACGCTTAGGATCTATGTGTTCAACTCGTTTGCGAACCAAAACAACACCATCCCTGGGAATCCAAATGCCGACCCGCCGACATGGACTCTTAAGATTGTTGGTAGGATCCTGGAAGATGGGGTGGATCCGGACCAGCCAGGTTTTGTTCAGCAAGCGAACCCATCGCATCCAAAATTCTCATCTTTCTTCAAGAAGGTAATAGTTAACCTGGACCAGAGGCTGTATCCTGAGAACTCGGCGATCACATGGGAGAGTGCTAGATCACCTGCTCCCCAGGAAGGGTTTGAGATAAAGAGGAAAGGGAATCAGGAGTTTGCAGCTACTATTCGGTTGGAGATGAACTACGTCCCTGAGAAGTTCAAGCTCTCTACTGCATTGATGGATGTTCTCGGGATTGAGGTTGAGACAAGACCAAGAATCATCTCTGCGATATGGCATTACGTTAAGGCGAGGAAGCTACAGAACCCAAATGATCCTTCTTTCTTCAACTGCGACGCTGCACTTCACAAAGTGTTTGGGGAAGAGAAGGTGAAGTTCACAATGGTTTCTCAGAAGATATCTCATCACTTGTCGCCTCCACCGCCGATTCACTTGGAACACAAGATCAAGCTGTCGGGAAACAACCCGGCTATATCGGCATGTTACGATGTCCTGGTGGATGTACCGTTTCCGATTCAGAGGGATCTGAACAACCTGTTGGCCAACGCGGAGAAGAATAAAGAGATTGAGGCTTGTGATGAAGCTATATGTGCTGCCATAAGGAAAATCCATGAGCATAGGAGGAGACGTGCGTTTTTCTTGGGATTCAGCCAGTCGCCAGTTGAGTTCATAAACGCACTGATCGAATCTCAGAGCAAGGATCTGAAGGTGGTAGCGGGAGAAGCTAGTCGAAATGCTGAGAAAGAACGTCGAGCAGACTTCTTCAACCAACCTTG GGTTGAAGATGCAGTTATACGTTACTTGAACCGGAAGCCAGCAGCTGGGAACGAAGGACCAGGGACCTGGTGA
- the LOC106318185 gene encoding protoporphyrinogen oxidase 2, chloroplastic/mitochondrial isoform X1, which yields MASNAAADHDKPVSGKRVAVVGAGVSGLAAAYKLKSKGVNVTLFEADGRVGGKLRSVMHNGLIWDEGANTMTEAEPEVGSLLDDLGLREKQQFPLSQKKRYIVRNGLPVMIPTNPIALVTSSVLSTQSKFQILLEPFLWKKNDSSSKVTDSFVVESVSGFFQRHFGEEVVDYLIDPFVGGTSAADPESLSMKHSFPDLWNIEKSFGSIIIGAIRTKFAAKGSKNGETKRSTGTKKGSRGSFSFKGGMQILPEMLCKDLSRDELNLDSKVLSLSYNAGPRQENWSLSCVSHNEAQGQNLHYDAVIMTAPLCNVKEMKVMKGGEPFKLNFLPEIKYMPLSVIITTFTKEKVKRPLEGFGVLIPTKEQKHGFKTLGTLFSSMMFPDRCPSDLHLYTTFIGGSRNQELAKASTDELKQVATSDLQRLLGVEGEPVFVNHVYWNKAFPLYDRSYDSVMEAIDKMEKDLPGFFYAGNHRGGLSVGKSIASGCKAADLVISYLESCSNDKKSEDSL from the exons ATGGCGTCTAACGCAGCAGCAGATCATGATAAAC CAGTTTCAGGAAAAAGAGTTGCAGTCGTAGGCGCAGGTGTAAG TGGACTTGCGGCGGCTTACAAGTTGAAATCGAAGGGTGTGAATGTGACTCTGTTTGAAGCTGATGGAAGAGTAGGTGGGAAGCTGAGAAGTGTTATGCATAATGGCTTGATTTGGGACGAAGGAGCTAACACAATG ACTGAGGCTGAGCCAGAAGTTGGGAGTTTGCTAGATGATCTTGGGCTTCGCGAGAAACAGCAGTTT CCACTTTCACAGAAGAAACGGTACATTGTGCGGAATGGGTTACCTGTGATG ATACCCACTAATCCCATAGCGCTGGTCACAAGTAGTGTGCTCTCTACTCAATCGAAG TTTCAAATCTTGTTGGAACCTTTTTTGTGGAAGAAAAATGATTCGTCCTCAAAAGTAACAGACTCCTTCGTAGTCGAGAG TGTAAGCGGGTTCTTTCAACGCCATTTTGGAGAAGAG GTTGTGGACTATCTCATTGACCCTTTTGTTGGTGGAACAAGTGCTGCGGACCCTGAATCCCTTTCA ATGAAGCATTCTTTTCCAGATCTTTGGAATATAGAGAAAAG TTTTGGCTCTATAATAATCGGTGCAATCAGAACAAAGTTTGCTGCTAAAGGTAGTAAAAATGGAGAAACAAAGAGATCCACTGGCACAAAGAAGGGCTCGCGCGGGTCATTTTCTTTTAAGGGGGGAATGCAG ATTCTTCCTGAGATGTTGTGTAAAGATCTCTCAAGGGATGAGCTCAATTTAGACTCCAAGGTTCTCTCTTTATCTTACAACGCTGGTCCAAGACAAGAAAACTGGTCACTATCTTGTGTTTCTCATAATGAGGCGCAGGGACAAAACTTGCATTATGATGCTGTAATTATGACG GCTCCTCTGTGCAATGTGAAGGAGATGAAGGTTATGAAAGGAGGAGAACCCTTCAAGCTAAACTTTCTCCCTGAG ATTAAGTATATGCCCCTCTCGGTTATAATCACCACATTCACAAAGGAGAAAGTAAAGAGACCCCTCGAAGGTTTTGGGGTACTTATTCCAACTAAGGAGCAAAAGCATGGTTTCAAAACTCTAG GTACACTCTTTTCCTCAATGATGTTTCCAGATCGTTGCCCTAGTGACCTTCATCTATATACAACTTTTATTGGTGGGAGTAGGAACCAGGAACTAGCCAAAGCTTCCAC GGATGAATTAAAACAAGTTGCGACTTCTGACCTTCAGCGACTGTTGGGGGTTGAAGGTGAACCCGTGTTCGTCAA CCATGTTTATTGGAACAAAGCATTCCCGTTGTATGATAGAAGCTATGACTCAGTCATGGAAGCAATAGACAAGATGGAAAAAGATCTGCCCGGGTTCTTCTACGCAG GTAATCATCGAGGCGGGCTCTCTGTTGGGAAATCAATAGCATCAGGTTGCAAAGCAGCTGATCTCGTGATCTCATACTTGGAGTCTTGCTCGAATGATAAGAAATCAGAGGACAGCTTATAA
- the LOC106319263 gene encoding peroxidase 55, producing the protein MYTGSDSGKHMMLWFLVGMLFFCMVTESNAQLSENFYASTCPNVELIVRQAVTTKYQQTPITAPGTLRMFFHDCFVGGCDASVLIASDNGDAEKDAHDNISLAGDGFDTVAKAKLAVEAHCPGLVSCSDILALAARDVVVLAGGPGFKVELGRRDGLVSQASRVDGKLPGPELDVTGLITLFASNGLSMTDMIALSGAHTIGFSHCDRFAHRLYNFSTLIPVDPTLDPAYAQQLMQTCPRVGSEPNVVSNLDATTPDVFDNAYFQNLVARKGLFTSDQVLFNDFRSQATVVRFANNAEEFNNAFTSAMRKLGRVGVKVGKQGEIRKDCSAFN; encoded by the exons ATGTATACTGGTAGTGATTCAGGAAAACACATGATGTTGTGGTTCTTAGTGGGGATGTTGTTCTTTTGCATGGTGACCGAGTCAAATGCTCAATTGTCAGAGAACTTCTACGCCTCAACATGTCCTAACGTGGAACTCATCGTTAGACAGGCGGTTACAACGAAGTACCAACAAACACCCATCACGGCTCCAGGAACATTACGGATGTTCTTTCACGACTGTTTCGTTGGT GGATGTGATGCTTCTGTGTTAATAGCATCTGACAACGGAGACGCGGAGAAGGATGCTCATGACAATATATCTCTCGCCGGAGACGGATTCGACACCGTGGCTAAGGCTAAACTCGCTGTGGAAGCTCACTGCCCTGGCCTTGTCTCATGTTCTGATATTCTGGCTCTGGCCGCCAGGGACGTGGTTGTCCTT GCTGGAGGTCCAGGGTTTAAAGTGGAGCTAGGGAGACGAGACGGACTCGTGTCACAAGCCTCTCGAGTAGACGGGAAGTTACCTGGACCAGAGCTAGACGTAACCGGTCTGATCACTCTATTCGCTAGTAACGGACTTTCAATGACCGACATGATTGCTCTCTCAGGCGCCCACACAATAGGATTCTCTCACTGCGACCGTTTTGCTCACCGTCTCTACAACTTCTCAACTCTCATTCCCGTAGACCCCACGTTAGATCCGGCCTATGCACAACAGCTGATGCAAACCTGCCCTCGAGTCGGGTCGGAACCTAACGTTGTCTCAAACCTTGACGCCACCACCCCAGATGTCTTCGACAATGCCTACTTCCAGAACCTCGTGGCAAGGAAAGGACTCTTCACATCCGACCAAGTTCTGTTTAACGACTTCAGGTCTCAGGCAACGGTGGTCAGGTTTGCAAACAACGCTGAAGAGTTCAACAACGCTTTCACCTCAGCTATGAGGAAACTCGGCCGCGTTGGAGTTAAAGTTGGGAAACAAGGAGAGATTAGAAAAGATTGCTCTGCTTTTAATTAA